A section of the Triticum dicoccoides isolate Atlit2015 ecotype Zavitan chromosome 7A, WEW_v2.0, whole genome shotgun sequence genome encodes:
- the LOC119329266 gene encoding chloroplast envelope membrane protein-like isoform X1, which translates to MSCYVVSSSGVAIWFAVEERIGHRRFCACKMFDVGPQRRRVGRRLVGFAKKRRRSKRQQPWWKAWFSDWNDEEESLAGWREDDELLQQVVSNEDLSEDDKFQTWKSKAEAIVDLREAQQGAENAEGRSWEDWIGWGSTSGDGDWGGGGSLSDQITDDPTEIVRDKGIAEAFRDSIDEDYNDMLFEDRVFLYASTKSAKFLALLIVVPWVLDLLVHDYVMMPFLDRYVEKVPLAAEMLDVRRSQKIQMIKDLNIEKARFRFEVEIGKSPPLSDEEFWSELREKAVELRGEWRLENRQAFANIWSDMVYGVALFLLMYFNQSKVAIIKFTGYKLLNNISDSGKAFLIILVSDILLGYHSEAGWHSLVEIILDHYGLETDQAAVTFFVCLVPVALDVFIKFWVYKYLPRLSPSVGNILDEIRRH; encoded by the exons ATGAGTTGCTACGTGGTCAGCTCTAGCGGCGTTGCGATCTGGTTCGCCGTAGAGGAGAGGATCGGGCACCGGAGGTTTTGCGCATGCAAGATGTTCGATGTCGGTCCCCAGAGGAGAAGGGTGGGGAGGCGCCTGGTGGGTTTTGCCAAGAAGAGGAGGCGTTCCAAGAGGCAGCAGCCATGGTGGAAGGCGTGGTTCTCTGATTGGAACGATGAGGAAGAGAGCCTCGCCGGCTGGAGGGAGGATGATGAATTGCTCCAGCAGGTTGTTAGCAACGAAGACCTGTCGGAGGATGACAAGTTTCAGACGTGGAAGAGCAAGGCAGAGGCGATTGTCGACCTGCGGGAAGCCCAGCAGGGTGCCGAAAATGCAGAAGGGCGGTCATGGGAGGATTGGATAGGTTGGGGCAGCACGTCCGGCGATGGTGATTGGGGCGGGGGTGGGAGCTTGTCGGACCAGATAACTGATGATCCGACGGAGATAGTGAGGGACAAGGGCATCGCTGAAGCTTTTAGGGACTCTATTGATGAAGATTACAACGACATGTTGTTTGAGGACCGGGTTTTTCTATACGCTTCGACGAAATCG GCCAAATTCCTAGCATTGTTGATCGTTGTTCCATGGGTGTTGGATCTTCTAGTACATGACTATGTTATGATGCCATTTCTAGACAG GTATGTCGAGAAGGTACCACTCGCCGCTGAAATGCTTGATGTAAGACGCAGCCAGAAGATTCAGATGATAAAGGACCTAAATATTGAGAAAGCAAGATTCCGTTTTGAAGTAGAGATTGGTAAATCTCCTCCACTTTCCGATGAGGAGTTCTGGTCAGAGTTGCGGGAAAAAGC GGTAGAGCTGAGGGGTGAATGGAGATTAGAAAACCGACAAGCATTTGCAAATATCTGGTCTGATATGGTTTATGGGGTTGCCCTATTCCTTCTTATGTACTTTAACCAGAGTAAA GTTGCAATAATAAAGTTCACAGGATATAAGTTGCTAAACAATATCTCAGACAGTGGGAAGGCTTTTCTTATCATTTTAGTGTCAGATATCCTTCTAGG GTACCATTCAGAGGCAGGTTGGCATTCATTAGTGGAAATTATTCTTGACCACTATGGACTGGAAACCGATCAAGCTGCAGTCACCTTTTTCGTTTGTCTGGTTCCAGTTGCCCTGGACGTATTTATAAAGTTTTGG GTGTACAAATACCTTCCAAGATTATCACCTAGTGTGGGAAACATCTTGGATGAAATAAGGCGTCACTAG
- the LOC119329266 gene encoding chloroplast envelope membrane protein-like isoform X2 encodes MSCYVVSSSGVAIWFAVEERIGHRRFCACKMFDVGPQRRRVGRRLVGFAKKRRRSKRQQPWWKAWFSDWNDEEESLAGWREDDELLQQVVSNEDLSEDDKFQTWKSKAEAIVDLREAQQGAENAEGRSWEDWIGWGSTSGDGDWGGGGSLSDQITDDPTEIVRDKGIAEAFRDSIDEDYNDMLFEDRVFLYASTKSAKFLALLIVVPWVLDLLVHDYVMMPFLDRYVEKVPLAAEMLDVRRSQKIQMIKDLNIEKARFRFEVEIGKSPPLSDEEFWSELREKAVELRGEWRLENRQAFANIWSDMVYGVALFLLMYFNQSKVAIIKFTGYKLLNNISDSGKAFLIILVSDILLGI; translated from the exons ATGAGTTGCTACGTGGTCAGCTCTAGCGGCGTTGCGATCTGGTTCGCCGTAGAGGAGAGGATCGGGCACCGGAGGTTTTGCGCATGCAAGATGTTCGATGTCGGTCCCCAGAGGAGAAGGGTGGGGAGGCGCCTGGTGGGTTTTGCCAAGAAGAGGAGGCGTTCCAAGAGGCAGCAGCCATGGTGGAAGGCGTGGTTCTCTGATTGGAACGATGAGGAAGAGAGCCTCGCCGGCTGGAGGGAGGATGATGAATTGCTCCAGCAGGTTGTTAGCAACGAAGACCTGTCGGAGGATGACAAGTTTCAGACGTGGAAGAGCAAGGCAGAGGCGATTGTCGACCTGCGGGAAGCCCAGCAGGGTGCCGAAAATGCAGAAGGGCGGTCATGGGAGGATTGGATAGGTTGGGGCAGCACGTCCGGCGATGGTGATTGGGGCGGGGGTGGGAGCTTGTCGGACCAGATAACTGATGATCCGACGGAGATAGTGAGGGACAAGGGCATCGCTGAAGCTTTTAGGGACTCTATTGATGAAGATTACAACGACATGTTGTTTGAGGACCGGGTTTTTCTATACGCTTCGACGAAATCG GCCAAATTCCTAGCATTGTTGATCGTTGTTCCATGGGTGTTGGATCTTCTAGTACATGACTATGTTATGATGCCATTTCTAGACAG GTATGTCGAGAAGGTACCACTCGCCGCTGAAATGCTTGATGTAAGACGCAGCCAGAAGATTCAGATGATAAAGGACCTAAATATTGAGAAAGCAAGATTCCGTTTTGAAGTAGAGATTGGTAAATCTCCTCCACTTTCCGATGAGGAGTTCTGGTCAGAGTTGCGGGAAAAAGC GGTAGAGCTGAGGGGTGAATGGAGATTAGAAAACCGACAAGCATTTGCAAATATCTGGTCTGATATGGTTTATGGGGTTGCCCTATTCCTTCTTATGTACTTTAACCAGAGTAAA GTTGCAATAATAAAGTTCACAGGATATAAGTTGCTAAACAATATCTCAGACAGTGGGAAGGCTTTTCTTATCATTTTAGTGTCAGATATCCTTCTAGG CATCTAG